The proteins below come from a single Bacteroidota bacterium genomic window:
- a CDS encoding PorV/PorQ family protein yields MLKKLALSIILFVSITVVYAQTARKYSNEFLSIGVGARALGMSNSYVSSVDDVTAGYWNPAGLLGVKSNRQVALMHAEYFAGIAKYDYAAFAAPLDTNSALGFSFIRFGVDNIPNTTELIDANGNINYDRITSFSAADYAFIASYAKKTAIPGLHLGANAKVIHRIVGDFAKAWGFGLDFGAQYQVGNWKFGAMARDVTSTFNAWSYTLNQETIDVFNRTGNEIPQNSVEVTLPKLLVGAARTYKIKEKFTLLTEANFDFTFDRKRNVLIKSNAVSIDPHLGLEIGYGGFVFLRAGIGNIQQQTDLDKNKQTSMQPNMGIGVKIKGITIDYALTDIGDQSVALYSNIFSLKFDINRENR; encoded by the coding sequence ATGTTGAAAAAACTTGCATTATCAATCATCCTTTTTGTAAGCATTACTGTTGTATATGCCCAAACAGCAAGAAAATACAGTAACGAATTTTTATCCATAGGTGTGGGAGCAAGAGCACTAGGGATGTCCAATTCTTATGTATCCTCAGTTGATGATGTAACCGCTGGATATTGGAATCCTGCAGGTTTATTGGGAGTTAAGAGTAACAGGCAAGTTGCCCTTATGCATGCTGAATATTTTGCAGGCATTGCTAAATATGATTATGCCGCATTCGCTGCACCCCTTGATACGAATAGCGCATTAGGTTTTAGTTTTATTCGTTTCGGTGTAGATAATATTCCAAATACTACAGAACTTATTGATGCAAATGGAAACATTAATTACGACAGAATAACTTCCTTTTCTGCTGCCGATTATGCATTTATTGCCTCTTATGCCAAAAAAACAGCAATCCCTGGCCTTCATCTTGGGGCTAATGCAAAGGTTATTCATCGTATTGTGGGTGACTTTGCCAAGGCATGGGGGTTTGGACTAGACTTCGGTGCCCAGTATCAAGTAGGCAATTGGAAGTTTGGAGCAATGGCAAGAGATGTAACCTCCACATTCAATGCCTGGAGCTATACATTGAACCAGGAAACAATTGATGTATTTAATAGAACAGGAAATGAAATACCTCAAAATTCAGTAGAAGTTACTTTACCAAAACTACTGGTAGGAGCAGCAAGAACCTATAAAATCAAAGAAAAATTTACTTTGCTTACAGAGGCAAATTTTGATTTTACATTTGACAGAAAAAGAAATGTTCTTATTAAAAGCAATGCCGTTAGTATTGATCCCCATTTGGGATTAGAGATTGGCTATGGAGGATTCGTGTTTTTAAGGGCTGGTATTGGAAATATTCAACAACAAACCGATCTTGATAAAAACAAACAAACTAGTATGCAGCCAAACATGGGCATAGGTGTAAAAATAAAAGGAATTACCATTGATTATGCACTAACTGATATAGGTGATCAGTCTGTTGCCCTTTATTCCAATATATTTTCTTTAAAATTTGACATTAACCGAGAGAACAGGTGA
- a CDS encoding lytic transglycosylase yields the protein MALIKRIILFCAILFSSSSSIAQPLNNFFQVLFKSIDGSPAKEWVEFEKTDKKTCQEKVFAPTPLLIELELQGLGFTNIQEWDKWRDFFCKNKNSTSLLIALSEAYFPHTDSVLKAAGLPYVFRYLPVVLSAMNPNTQWKSGAGLWHLYIPYMVNSGLIIAPDYDQRLDPKKSALIASKRLKFLHDKEKNIKKTLLAYTFGPFSQTSKSNSYTEEDLLEAFAAIVYLFENKTELNFPVANLKLPKTKQFLLIDSIQLNMDKSPFNLNSIALLNPANVTGYYRAGGIITVLQQDEEAFEKWLNNPVVEQEQQKAIAVEKKFYKVKSGDTLSEIATKYNVTTQDLMQWNSLNSSRINIGQELIIYVK from the coding sequence ATGGCGCTAATAAAAAGAATAATCCTTTTTTGTGCGATATTATTTTCAAGTAGTTCTTCAATTGCACAGCCTTTAAATAATTTTTTTCAGGTGCTCTTTAAATCAATTGATGGTTCCCCAGCAAAAGAGTGGGTTGAATTTGAAAAAACGGATAAGAAAACCTGTCAGGAAAAGGTATTTGCACCTACTCCACTTTTAATTGAATTGGAATTACAAGGGCTTGGTTTTACAAACATCCAGGAATGGGACAAGTGGCGGGACTTTTTTTGCAAAAACAAAAACAGTACTTCTTTACTTATCGCTTTATCTGAGGCTTACTTCCCACATACTGATAGCGTTTTAAAAGCTGCCGGACTTCCTTATGTTTTTAGATATCTTCCCGTAGTTTTATCTGCTATGAATCCAAATACACAATGGAAATCGGGAGCTGGTTTATGGCATTTATATATTCCCTATATGGTTAATTCAGGTTTAATAATAGCTCCTGATTATGACCAAAGACTTGATCCAAAAAAATCTGCTTTAATAGCTTCTAAACGTTTGAAGTTTTTGCATGACAAAGAAAAAAACATTAAAAAAACTTTGCTTGCCTATACATTTGGTCCTTTTTCACAAACCAGTAAATCCAATTCATACACTGAGGAAGATTTGCTCGAAGCTTTTGCGGCAATAGTTTATTTATTTGAAAACAAAACGGAATTAAATTTTCCTGTTGCAAATTTAAAACTACCTAAAACCAAACAATTCTTATTGATAGATTCTATTCAATTGAATATGGATAAATCTCCTTTTAACCTTAATTCAATTGCTTTATTAAACCCTGCAAATGTTACCGGATATTACAGAGCCGGGGGAATTATTACTGTTTTACAACAAGACGAAGAGGCCTTTGAAAAATGGCTAAACAACCCTGTTGTTGAACAAGAGCAACAAAAAGCAATTGCTGTTGAAAAAAAATTTTACAAAGTTAAATCAGGTGATACATTATCTGAAATTGCCACCAAATATAATGTGACAACACAGGATCTAATGCAATGGAACAGCCTTAACTCATCCAGAATTAATATTGGCCAGGAATTAATTATATATGTAAAGTAG